A genomic window from Blastococcus saxobsidens DD2 includes:
- the der gene encoding ribosome biogenesis GTPase Der — MTDEHTGPLPVVAIVGRPNVGKSTLVNRFLGRRAAVVQDTPGVTRDRIAYEALWNGKRFTVVDTGGWDPQAEGLGASITRQAEYAMKTADVIVLVVDSQVGATETDLAAARVLRRSDRPVILVANKVDDERSEANAAELWSLGLGEPHAVSALHGRASGDLLDLVLDAMPEAPREQDEEGGPRRVALVGRPNVGKSSLINRLAKEERSVVDSVAGTTVDPVDSLVSLGGEEWRFVDTAGLRRKVNTASGMEYYASLRTEGAIQAAEVAVVLLAADEVISEQDQRVISQVVDAGRALVIAINKWDTLDEDRHYQLKREIERELSRVKWATRVNISAATGRGVSKLADHLRAALASWETRVPTAELNTFVRSLVQETPPPARGGRAPKIKYVTQADIRPPRFVVFSTGFLEAGYRRFLERKLREQFGFHGTPIEISVKVREGRDKDGKRG; from the coding sequence GTGACCGACGAGCACACCGGGCCACTGCCCGTCGTCGCCATCGTGGGGCGGCCGAACGTGGGCAAGTCGACCCTGGTGAACCGCTTCCTGGGCCGGCGCGCCGCCGTCGTCCAGGACACCCCCGGCGTGACCCGGGACCGGATCGCCTACGAGGCGCTGTGGAACGGCAAGCGGTTCACGGTCGTGGACACCGGGGGATGGGACCCTCAGGCCGAGGGGCTGGGTGCCTCGATCACCCGCCAGGCCGAGTACGCCATGAAGACGGCCGACGTCATCGTGCTCGTCGTCGACAGCCAGGTGGGCGCCACCGAGACCGACCTGGCCGCCGCGCGGGTGCTCCGGCGCAGTGACCGCCCGGTGATCCTGGTGGCCAACAAGGTCGACGACGAGCGCAGCGAGGCCAACGCGGCCGAGCTGTGGTCGCTGGGCCTGGGGGAGCCGCACGCGGTCAGCGCCCTGCACGGCCGGGCCAGCGGTGACCTGCTCGACCTGGTCCTCGACGCGATGCCCGAGGCGCCGCGCGAGCAGGACGAGGAGGGCGGACCCCGGCGGGTGGCCCTGGTCGGCCGGCCGAACGTCGGCAAGTCGAGCCTGATCAACCGGCTGGCCAAGGAGGAGCGCTCCGTCGTCGACTCCGTCGCGGGCACCACCGTCGACCCGGTCGACTCGCTCGTGAGCCTCGGTGGCGAGGAATGGCGGTTCGTCGACACCGCCGGGCTGCGCCGCAAGGTGAACACCGCCAGCGGGATGGAGTACTACGCCAGCCTGCGCACCGAGGGTGCCATCCAGGCCGCGGAGGTCGCGGTCGTCCTGCTGGCCGCCGACGAGGTCATCAGCGAGCAGGACCAGCGGGTGATCAGCCAGGTCGTGGACGCCGGGCGGGCGCTGGTCATCGCGATCAACAAGTGGGACACCCTCGACGAGGACCGCCACTACCAGCTGAAGCGGGAGATCGAGCGGGAGCTGTCGCGGGTCAAGTGGGCCACGCGGGTCAACATCTCCGCCGCCACCGGCCGGGGCGTCAGCAAGCTCGCCGACCACCTGCGCGCGGCGCTGGCCTCGTGGGAGACCCGGGTGCCCACCGCCGAGTTGAACACCTTCGTGCGGTCCCTGGTGCAGGAGACGCCGCCGCCGGCCCGTGGCGGCCGTGCCCCGAAGATCAAGTACGTGACCCAGGCGGACATCCGCCCGCCGCGGTTCGTCGTCTTCTCCACCGGCTTCCTGGAGGCCGGCTACCGCCGGTTCCTGGAGCGGAAGCTGCGCGAGCAGTTCGGCTTCCACGGCACCCCGATCGAGATCTCGGTGAAGGTGCGCGAGGGCCGGGACAAGGACGGCAAGCGCGGCTGA
- a CDS encoding DUF3500 domain-containing protein, whose amino-acid sequence MPGEYRQYLFPHDHPRLAGVRGMGPYVYREHARTPDTFTGGLVEGWTPLYRNEFRGVTEDGTLREGLYPFEPARPGEEAPVEAMVAAAHDLLAVLDDEGRQRICFAVDAVEWQTWANPEFMQFDTGLRLDLQPAEVREKALALMRASLSPEGYELAHAMMLINGFLGGIVDLETVLNEFSYNIALYGVPDARAPWGWQLFGHHCALNCLVVEGRMAVSPVFLGAEPDQIDEGPHAGLADVFADRITLGTALMAALPEEQRQAATVYEQMVDPAMPLGRVHPGDERHLAGAFQDNRVIPFEGIRVADMPPPARKTALAIAETFVRLLPEGPRQARMREIEQHLDEAWFAWIGGSEPGDVFYYRLQSPVLIAELDHHCGVFLDYDTPQPFHIHTVLRTPHGNDYGRAWVQQWHRAHAAAVNGPGAPDTGRTERARTG is encoded by the coding sequence ATGCCCGGCGAGTACCGCCAGTACCTCTTCCCGCACGACCACCCGCGGCTGGCCGGGGTCCGCGGCATGGGCCCCTACGTCTACCGGGAGCACGCCCGGACGCCGGACACGTTCACCGGCGGGCTCGTCGAGGGCTGGACCCCGCTGTACCGGAACGAGTTCCGGGGCGTCACCGAGGACGGGACGCTTCGTGAGGGGCTGTACCCGTTCGAGCCGGCCCGTCCCGGCGAGGAGGCGCCGGTCGAGGCCATGGTTGCAGCGGCGCACGACCTGCTCGCCGTCCTGGACGACGAGGGCCGGCAGCGGATCTGCTTCGCTGTCGACGCCGTCGAATGGCAGACCTGGGCCAACCCGGAGTTCATGCAGTTCGACACCGGCCTGCGGCTGGACCTGCAGCCGGCCGAGGTGCGGGAGAAGGCGCTGGCGCTGATGCGCGCCTCCCTCTCCCCCGAGGGCTACGAGCTCGCCCACGCCATGATGCTGATCAACGGGTTCCTCGGCGGGATCGTCGACCTGGAGACGGTGCTCAACGAGTTCAGCTACAACATCGCCCTCTACGGCGTCCCCGACGCCCGTGCCCCGTGGGGCTGGCAGCTGTTCGGCCACCACTGCGCACTCAACTGCCTCGTGGTCGAGGGCCGGATGGCCGTCTCCCCCGTGTTCCTGGGCGCCGAGCCCGACCAGATCGACGAGGGCCCGCACGCCGGCCTCGCCGACGTCTTCGCCGACCGCATCACCCTCGGCACCGCGCTGATGGCCGCCCTGCCCGAGGAGCAGCGGCAAGCCGCCACCGTGTACGAGCAGATGGTCGACCCAGCCATGCCACTGGGGCGGGTGCACCCCGGTGACGAGCGGCACCTGGCCGGCGCCTTCCAGGACAACCGCGTGATCCCCTTCGAGGGAATCCGGGTCGCCGACATGCCGCCCCCGGCGCGGAAGACGGCGCTGGCGATCGCAGAGACGTTCGTCCGGCTGCTCCCCGAGGGGCCGCGACAGGCCCGCATGCGGGAGATCGAGCAGCACCTCGACGAGGCGTGGTTCGCCTGGATCGGCGGGTCCGAGCCAGGAGACGTCTTCTACTACCGGCTCCAGTCACCGGTCCTTATCGCCGAACTAGACCACCACTGCGGCGTATTCCTGGACTACGACACCCCACAGCCCTTCCACATCCACACCGTGCTGCGCACCCCGCACGGCAACGACTACGGCCGCGCCTGGGTGCAGCAGTGGCACCGGGCACATGCGGCTGCCGTGAACGGACCCGGCGCGCCGGACACAGGCCGTACCGAACGGGCCAGGACCGGCTGA
- a CDS encoding fumarylacetoacetate hydrolase family protein has protein sequence MRIAGIRRDGGAIEVASLSEDGAQITVVAGLEEFWTDAPGFLSREPAGATVPATDVEFAPPVLPGARVICIGLNYLKHVAEGSFAGEGVPPYPTLFARWTQSLTVGGAEVPVPSEEDGLDWEGEVMAYVGAPLVDATPEEALAAVVGYSAFNDLTCRRAQKLTSQWILGKNGDRSGPLGPIVPAAEVGDLRDGLRVQTRVNGQTVQDARTDEMVYTVGDTLALISRTFTLRPGDLLATGTPAGVGYGRTPPWLLQPGDVVEVEVDRLGVLTNSIVANDARKA, from the coding sequence ATGAGGATCGCCGGCATCCGCCGGGACGGCGGCGCGATCGAGGTCGCATCGCTGTCCGAGGACGGCGCACAGATCACCGTCGTCGCCGGGCTCGAGGAGTTCTGGACCGACGCACCGGGCTTCCTGTCCCGCGAGCCCGCCGGGGCGACGGTGCCGGCGACCGACGTCGAGTTCGCACCCCCGGTGCTGCCCGGCGCCCGCGTGATCTGCATCGGGCTGAACTACCTCAAGCACGTCGCCGAGGGCTCCTTCGCCGGGGAGGGCGTACCGCCGTACCCGACGCTCTTCGCGCGCTGGACGCAGTCGCTGACCGTGGGCGGCGCAGAGGTGCCTGTCCCCTCGGAGGAGGACGGCCTGGACTGGGAGGGCGAGGTGATGGCCTACGTCGGCGCCCCCCTGGTCGACGCCACCCCGGAGGAAGCACTGGCCGCCGTCGTCGGCTACTCGGCGTTCAACGACCTGACCTGCCGCCGCGCGCAGAAGCTGACCAGCCAGTGGATCCTCGGCAAGAACGGCGACCGCTCCGGCCCGCTCGGCCCGATCGTGCCCGCCGCGGAGGTCGGCGACCTCCGCGACGGGCTGCGCGTGCAGACCCGCGTCAACGGCCAGACGGTGCAGGACGCACGCACCGACGAGATGGTCTACACCGTCGGCGACACGCTCGCCCTCATCTCGCGGACGTTCACCCTGCGTCCCGGAGACCTGCTGGCCACCGGCACGCCGGCCGGCGTGGGCTACGGCCGGACGCCACCGTGGCTGCTGCAGCCCGGGGACGTCGTCGAGGTCGAGGTCGACCGGCTCGGCGTCCTCACCAACTCCATCGTCGCGAACGACGCCCGGAAGGCCTGA
- a CDS encoding SDR family NAD(P)-dependent oxidoreductase: MDALKDRVAVITGAAQGQGAAEARLLAAHGAHVVITDLQEAGRALAEDIGASAPGSAEFIRLDVTDEQAWGALADDLRDRHGRLDVLVNNAGVAFRFGMMETTRDDFEHVLAVNLVGPFLAMRALAPLMRDSGGGSIVNVGSAAGMTGHFSAAYSTSKWGLRGVTKVAAMEFASWNIRVNAIHPGIVNTALVPGDTAFPQAMTRFTPLGRAAEVEDVAPLVFFLAGDGSRFITGSDFPVDGGLVDLGVYDAVAKEYQNLK; encoded by the coding sequence ATGGACGCCCTGAAGGACCGAGTCGCCGTCATCACCGGGGCCGCACAGGGCCAAGGCGCAGCTGAGGCGCGCCTCCTGGCCGCACACGGCGCCCACGTAGTCATCACCGACCTGCAGGAAGCGGGACGGGCATTGGCCGAGGACATCGGCGCTTCTGCACCCGGTAGCGCCGAGTTCATCCGGCTTGACGTCACCGACGAGCAGGCGTGGGGAGCTCTGGCCGACGACCTACGCGATCGTCACGGGCGCCTGGACGTCCTCGTCAACAATGCTGGAGTGGCATTCCGCTTCGGGATGATGGAGACCACGCGCGACGACTTCGAGCACGTCCTGGCCGTTAACCTTGTGGGCCCGTTCCTGGCCATGCGAGCTTTGGCGCCACTGATGCGGGACAGCGGCGGCGGTTCGATCGTCAACGTGGGGTCGGCCGCCGGGATGACGGGGCACTTCTCCGCGGCCTACTCCACGAGCAAGTGGGGGCTGCGGGGGGTCACGAAGGTGGCGGCCATGGAGTTCGCGTCTTGGAACATCCGGGTAAACGCGATCCACCCTGGCATCGTCAACACAGCGTTGGTCCCGGGAGACACCGCCTTCCCTCAGGCCATGACTCGCTTCACCCCCCTGGGACGTGCTGCGGAGGTCGAGGACGTCGCACCCCTGGTGTTTTTCCTCGCCGGTGACGGATCTCGCTTCATCACCGGATCGGACTTCCCCGTCGACGGCGGGCTCGTGGACCTCGGCGTCTACGACGCTGTGGCCAAGGAGTACCAGAACCTCAAGTAA
- a CDS encoding helix-turn-helix domain-containing protein translates to MSTSAGPDAPAEMDPAETLGGRLRHARLQANLSLREVARQLGVSASFVSQLENGKSQPSVATLFSLARLLGVSIDRLFDEHGGATLPAEAAPVTRQPEERSPASTRSSDLSSEEAGLLPRGKPGFPAVTWGEQSPEPLRFSVTTPGQRSRLVLESGVSWEQLVRKSDELDFIELVYPPGSSSTMDGRMLRHDDYEYGILLEGELEVTLGFDVFVLHAGEAIGFDSTVPHLFRNPGTTPARGIWVMHHGRK, encoded by the coding sequence ATGAGCACCAGCGCGGGACCGGATGCCCCGGCGGAGATGGATCCCGCGGAAACGTTGGGTGGTCGGCTGCGGCACGCACGGCTACAGGCGAACCTGTCACTCCGGGAGGTGGCTCGACAGCTCGGCGTCTCGGCGTCCTTCGTGTCGCAACTCGAGAACGGCAAGTCTCAGCCATCCGTCGCCACACTGTTCTCGTTGGCTCGCCTGCTCGGGGTATCCATCGACCGGCTCTTCGATGAGCATGGCGGCGCCACGCTCCCGGCAGAAGCCGCCCCTGTGACGCGGCAGCCCGAAGAGCGCTCACCCGCTTCGACACGGTCATCCGACCTCTCCTCGGAGGAGGCTGGGCTGCTTCCCCGCGGCAAGCCGGGCTTCCCGGCTGTCACCTGGGGGGAGCAATCCCCTGAGCCACTACGGTTCTCCGTCACGACGCCCGGTCAGCGAAGTCGGCTGGTGCTCGAGTCCGGCGTCTCCTGGGAGCAGCTCGTCCGCAAGTCCGACGAGCTGGACTTCATCGAGCTCGTCTATCCCCCGGGCAGCAGCTCCACCATGGACGGCCGCATGCTCCGTCACGACGACTACGAGTACGGCATCCTGCTGGAGGGCGAGCTGGAGGTGACTCTCGGATTCGATGTCTTCGTCCTGCACGCGGGCGAAGCGATCGGGTTCGACTCGACGGTCCCCCATCTCTTCAGGAACCCTGGAACGACGCCTGCCCGCGGCATTTGGGTCATGCATCACGGGCGCAAGTAG